Proteins found in one Methanobrevibacter sp. genomic segment:
- a CDS encoding ATP phosphoribosyltransferase: MNGKIILGLPKGSLNNVNRGNTYQLFVDAGYEVRGYEPGNESYEISILNDDEIKAFLTRPQSTPVELNRGMVDIAIVGEDWVKEESVLRDNKITKIGDLDYGQTRLIVAVPKESPYEDLTDFFRKNKDRDTPILCFTEYPNLTRKHIMENEGYQEIFGDAVPFVQVRGLTDGDNEQVQVINSDGATEVYIAKGADLIVDNTQTGSSLRKAGLKELETILHSSAGLYAGVNCTGEKMEKAKMIFIQLFGAITAKQYFDVKFNIDTSKIDEVSDYLVENKLCADEPTITKGPNFSQINVLIPKAKFPEMIDAIKGFDATSIIRNDLKQLVE, translated from the coding sequence ATGAACGGAAAAATAATATTGGGACTTCCAAAAGGTAGTTTGAATAATGTTAACAGAGGTAATACTTACCAATTATTCGTAGATGCAGGATATGAAGTTAGGGGATATGAGCCAGGAAATGAATCCTATGAAATATCTATTTTAAACGATGATGAGATTAAAGCATTTTTGACCCGTCCTCAAAGTACTCCAGTAGAATTAAACAGAGGTATGGTGGACATAGCTATTGTTGGGGAAGATTGGGTAAAAGAAGAGTCAGTCTTAAGGGATAATAAGATTACTAAAATCGGAGATCTTGATTATGGTCAAACCCGTTTGATAGTGGCTGTTCCAAAGGAATCACCATATGAAGATTTAACTGATTTCTTTAGAAAAAATAAGGATAGGGACACTCCTATATTATGTTTCACAGAATATCCAAACTTAACCAGAAAGCATATTATGGAAAATGAAGGATATCAGGAAATTTTTGGAGATGCAGTTCCATTTGTTCAAGTTCGTGGTTTAACTGATGGGGACAATGAGCAAGTGCAAGTCATTAATTCTGATGGGGCTACTGAAGTATATATTGCAAAGGGTGCGGATTTAATTGTGGACAATACTCAAACTGGAAGTAGTTTAAGAAAAGCAGGCCTTAAAGAACTTGAAACCATTCTTCACTCTTCAGCAGGTCTCTATGCTGGTGTAAACTGTACTGGAGAGAAAATGGAAAAAGCAAAAATGATTTTCATCCAATTGTTTGGAGCAATTACCGCTAAACAGTACTTTGATGTAAAATTCAATATTGATACATCAAAAATCGATGAAGTCAGTGATTATTTGGTGGAAAATAAATTATGTGCCGATGAACCAACAATCACTAAGGGACCTAATTTTTCACAAATCAACGTATTGATTCCTAAAGCTAAATTCCCAGAAATGATTGATGCAATCAAAGGATTTGATGCAACTTCAATCATCAGAAACGACTTAAAACAACTTGTTGAATAA
- a CDS encoding CBS domain-containing protein, translated as MLTSVQKEILQNLINLYQSSDGKSIKGEDIAEVMNRNPGTIRNQMQALRSLGLVKGVPGPHGGYKPTVEAYHSLNISVSDKDSQVPIYKNGKQLDGVTVAKIEFTSVPQPTECEAAIKVLGSIKDLNLGDVVRVGPTPVNNLGVIGKIVGRDDMDNILLVDTNTIRSIPKTLVGEIASRDVISLSPDSTIKEVATIFSDNSIDGAPVIDNGKVVGMFTVTDIVTTLANGDENLTVGELMTPKVLTISKDTKIANAIDLMFKEELGRLIVSDENDQLFGIVTRTDLIDCITNLKQFPIITNND; from the coding sequence ATGTTAACTTCTGTACAAAAAGAAATTTTACAAAATTTAATTAACTTATATCAATCTTCTGATGGAAAATCTATTAAAGGAGAAGATATTGCTGAGGTTATGAACAGAAATCCTGGAACAATAAGAAACCAGATGCAGGCATTAAGAAGTTTAGGTTTAGTAAAGGGTGTTCCAGGTCCTCATGGTGGATATAAACCAACAGTTGAGGCATATCATTCTTTAAATATTTCTGTTTCTGATAAAGATTCTCAAGTTCCAATTTATAAAAACGGAAAGCAGTTGGATGGAGTAACTGTAGCTAAAATAGAATTTACAAGTGTTCCCCAACCAACAGAGTGCGAAGCAGCTATTAAAGTACTTGGAAGCATTAAGGATTTGAATCTTGGTGATGTTGTAAGAGTAGGTCCAACACCTGTAAATAACTTGGGCGTAATTGGTAAAATCGTTGGAAGGGATGATATGGACAATATCTTGCTTGTTGACACCAATACAATTAGAAGCATTCCAAAGACACTTGTTGGTGAGATTGCAAGTAGGGATGTTATTTCTCTCAGTCCAGATTCTACAATAAAAGAAGTTGCAACCATTTTTTCTGATAATTCAATTGATGGGGCTCCTGTAATTGACAATGGTAAAGTGGTTGGCATGTTTACAGTAACTGATATTGTTACTACATTAGCTAATGGTGATGAAAACCTGACTGTTGGGGAATTGATGACTCCGAAAGTTTTAACTATCTCAAAAGATACAAAAATAGCTAATGCAATTGATTTGATGTTTAAAGAAGAACTTGGAAGATTGATTGTAAGTGATGAAAATGATCAATTGTTTGGTATTGTGACTAGAACAGATCTTATTGACTGTATTACAAACCTTAAACAATTTCCTATAATAACTAATAATGATTAA
- a CDS encoding deoxyhypusine synthase, whose amino-acid sequence MKINQIDIKPDMKVSELIDQFEGSGVLGAGRVGRACNLLAKMIEDENTNVFMSLGGPLVPGGLRHVFADMIKNHHVDLIVASGANITHDLLESFGGSHYKDMGADDEELNEQGIGRIADVFTSSEDFEVFEKRIIEIFEEISAVKPHISIQELLYEVGLRIDDENSILANAARENVPIFAPGLIDSMFGLQLWMFNQDHDFIVDAVADMHYLSDIVFNSEKVGGILLGGGLTKHYTLASNLLKGGLDLAIQITMDRPESGSLSGAPLEEAKSWSKAKCGSDLATVIGDVTVLFPLILAGALDKISSD is encoded by the coding sequence ATGAAAATTAACCAAATTGATATTAAGCCAGATATGAAAGTTAGTGAATTAATTGATCAATTTGAAGGATCTGGAGTTTTAGGTGCTGGAAGAGTAGGAAGGGCCTGTAATTTGCTAGCTAAAATGATAGAAGATGAAAATACAAATGTTTTTATGAGTTTGGGTGGTCCTTTAGTTCCAGGAGGTTTGCGCCATGTCTTTGCCGATATGATTAAGAATCATCATGTTGATTTAATTGTGGCAAGCGGAGCAAATATTACCCACGATCTTCTTGAAAGTTTTGGAGGTTCTCATTATAAGGATATGGGAGCTGACGATGAGGAGTTAAACGAACAGGGAATTGGAAGAATAGCTGATGTTTTTACAAGTTCTGAAGATTTTGAGGTCTTTGAAAAAAGGATAATTGAGATTTTTGAAGAAATTTCAGCTGTCAAACCACATATTTCCATTCAGGAATTGTTATATGAGGTAGGTTTAAGAATTGATGATGAAAATTCAATTTTGGCCAATGCTGCCCGTGAAAACGTTCCTATTTTTGCTCCAGGCTTAATTGACAGCATGTTTGGGCTTCAGTTATGGATGTTTAACCAGGATCATGATTTCATTGTTGATGCAGTAGCAGATATGCATTATTTGTCCGATATTGTCTTTAACAGTGAGAAGGTTGGCGGAATTCTTTTAGGGGGAGGTTTAACCAAACATTATACTTTAGCATCTAATCTTTTAAAAGGAGGACTTGATTTAGCTATTCAAATTACTATGGATAGGCCGGAATCAGGTAGTTTAAGCGGTGCTCCTCTTGAAGAGGCAAAATCATGGTCAAAGGCAAAATGCGGTTCTGATTTAGCTACTGTAATTGGGGATGTTACTGTGTTATTCCCATTGATTTTGGCTGGAGCTTTAGATAAGATAAGCAGTGATTAA
- the pyrF gene encoding orotidine-5'-phosphate decarboxylase, translated as MDIKNNIILALDVMNGVEAMEICEKLTPLLDTIKIGYPLALAEGLEIVETLKENFGYKIICDFKVADIPATNEKICSETFKSGADAIICHGFVGPDSVGACKETAEDFGREIFLLTEMSHPGAKKFLQAEADAIAEMGVEMGITNYVAPATRINRLKEIREIVGKDSYIISPGVGKQGGDIKETLQYANSVIIGRSIYESENPKEALEEFIEKSK; from the coding sequence ATGGACATTAAAAATAATATAATTCTCGCATTAGATGTAATGAATGGCGTAGAAGCAATGGAAATATGTGAAAAACTAACACCATTACTAGATACAATAAAAATAGGATACCCATTAGCATTAGCAGAAGGTTTGGAAATTGTAGAAACCCTAAAAGAAAATTTTGGATATAAAATAATATGTGATTTTAAAGTAGCGGACATACCTGCAACAAATGAAAAAATATGCTCAGAAACATTTAAATCAGGTGCAGATGCCATAATATGTCACGGTTTTGTAGGTCCCGACAGCGTAGGAGCATGTAAGGAAACTGCAGAAGACTTTGGCAGAGAAATATTCCTCCTTACAGAAATGTCACATCCAGGAGCTAAAAAATTCTTGCAAGCAGAAGCGGATGCAATAGCTGAAATGGGAGTGGAAATGGGAATAACAAACTATGTAGCTCCGGCAACAAGAATAAACAGACTTAAAGAAATAAGGGAAATTGTAGGAAAGGACTCATACATCATTTCACCAGGAGTAGGAAAACAAGGGGGAGACATAAAAGAAACCCTACAATATGCAAATAGCGTGATTATTGGAAGATCAATATACGAATCAGAAAATCCAAAAGAAGCACTGGAAGAGTTTATTGAAAAATCCAAATAG
- a CDS encoding energy-coupling factor ABC transporter permease has protein sequence MHVMEGFLPPIWCAVWYIISIPVVIYGVYQIRKVSEDVPESKALLAVSGAFMFILSSLKLPSVTGSCSHPTGNGLGAAIFGPAVTAVLATIVLLFQAILLAHGGLTTLGANIFSMGIVGPVVAWIVYKGLIKSNVSSLIAIFFAAFLGDLLTYVATAFQLSLAFPLPTFGQALVNFLTIFAITQIPLAVAEGILTVIIWDRLKVYKPKLLERLDLLSKKEDAEVDGQ, from the coding sequence ATGCACGTTATGGAAGGATTTTTGCCACCAATATGGTGTGCAGTATGGTATATAATTTCAATACCTGTAGTTATTTATGGTGTATATCAAATTAGAAAGGTTTCTGAAGATGTTCCTGAATCCAAGGCATTATTGGCTGTTAGTGGGGCATTTATGTTTATTTTATCTTCTTTAAAATTACCATCAGTTACTGGAAGTTGTTCCCATCCAACTGGAAATGGTTTGGGAGCGGCTATCTTTGGTCCTGCAGTCACTGCAGTTTTAGCAACAATCGTGCTTCTTTTCCAAGCAATATTATTGGCACATGGCGGATTAACAACCTTGGGAGCAAATATTTTTTCAATGGGGATTGTAGGTCCTGTTGTAGCATGGATAGTTTATAAAGGATTAATAAAGTCCAATGTTTCATCATTGATTGCAATATTTTTCGCAGCATTCCTAGGTGATTTACTGACCTATGTTGCAACTGCATTCCAATTGTCCCTTGCATTTCCGTTGCCTACCTTTGGTCAGGCTCTAGTTAATTTCCTAACAATTTTTGCAATAACTCAAATTCCGTTAGCTGTTGCTGAAGGTATATTGACAGTGATTATCTGGGACAGGTTAAAGGTTTATAAACCAAAATTATTGGAAAGACTTGATCTATTAAGTAAAAAAGAGGACGCGGAGGTAGATGGCCAATGA
- a CDS encoding energy-coupling factor ABC transporter substrate-binding protein: MNNKTIIALIIILIVIVVAPFIIHSGMGEEEGYFGGSDDSASEVIEESGYEPWFSSIWEPPSGEIESLLFAVQAAIGALIIGYFIGYWRGQSKKD; encoded by the coding sequence ATGAACAATAAGACAATAATCGCTCTTATAATTATTCTAATAGTTATTGTGGTGGCTCCTTTTATTATTCATAGTGGTATGGGAGAAGAAGAGGGGTATTTTGGCGGTTCTGATGATTCTGCAAGTGAAGTAATTGAAGAAAGTGGATATGAGCCTTGGTTTTCATCAATTTGGGAACCTCCAAGTGGCGAAATAGAAAGCTTGTTGTTTGCTGTTCAAGCAGCAATAGGTGCTTTGATAATAGGTTATTTCATTGGCTATTGGAGAGGCCAATCTAAAAAGGATTAA
- the cbiQ gene encoding cobalt ECF transporter T component CbiQ, producing the protein MKFDIDYIAHNNRLSLTNPYYKLFGSIIIMLITLFLNNLYLDVTVFVLMAIVIMGIARISLKDYLKFISIPFIFTAITSIYLVLFTGTGEAIYNTGFFGLIITKDSLELGIYTFGRVFACFSCLGFLSLTTPISNILHCLGKIKVPKVVIEIALLMYSTIFIFLDELNTMRNAQESRLGYRGTKATYRSLGSLFSNLFLISLDKSEKLQCALDSRGYTGEMPIYEPIEK; encoded by the coding sequence ATGAAATTTGATATTGATTATATTGCACATAATAACAGGTTGTCTTTAACAAATCCATATTACAAATTGTTTGGATCTATTATTATAATGCTTATAACTTTATTTTTAAATAATCTTTATCTTGATGTAACTGTTTTTGTTTTAATGGCCATTGTTATAATGGGAATAGCTAGGATTTCCCTTAAGGATTATTTAAAGTTCATATCAATTCCTTTTATTTTTACAGCAATTACCAGCATTTACCTGGTGCTTTTCACAGGTACTGGTGAAGCAATTTACAATACTGGATTCTTTGGATTAATAATCACCAAAGATTCTCTAGAATTGGGAATTTACACCTTTGGTCGTGTCTTTGCATGTTTTTCATGTCTGGGCTTTTTATCTCTTACAACACCAATTTCCAACATCTTGCATTGTTTGGGTAAAATAAAAGTTCCCAAAGTCGTAATTGAAATTGCACTGTTGATGTACAGTACAATATTCATATTCTTAGATGAATTAAACACAATGAGAAATGCACAGGAATCAAGATTGGGATATAGGGGAACAAAAGCAACCTACCGTTCTTTAGGTTCATTGTTCAGCAATCTATTTTTAATTTCATTGGATAAAAGTGAAAAATTACAATGTGCACTTGATTCAAGAGGTTATACAGGCGAAATGCCAATATATGAACCAATTGAAAAATGA
- a CDS encoding ATP-binding cassette domain-containing protein has protein sequence MLEAKNLFYSYGDGTNALNGVNMDIKKGEIVALLGKNGAGKSTLFLHFNGILRPDKGEIKIDGEKLKYDKKSLIKARQKVGIVFQNPDDQIFAPSVEEDVAFGPLNLKLPMEEVQKRVTEALNRVGMGGFEKKAPHHLSGGQKKRVAIAGILAMNPDIMILDEPIAGLDPVGANKIINLLKELNEEGMTILISTHDVNLIQEYADKIFVINEGQIIGDGNPKDIFSNKELLKEANLKLPIIAQLFEKLEDNDIIPKKNKFYPLNIDEAYLEIKKLLK, from the coding sequence ATGCTTGAAGCGAAAAATTTATTTTATTCATATGGCGATGGAACAAATGCTCTTAATGGAGTAAATATGGATATTAAAAAAGGAGAAATCGTAGCTCTTCTTGGAAAGAATGGTGCAGGTAAATCAACTCTTTTTTTACATTTTAACGGTATCCTAAGGCCGGATAAAGGTGAGATTAAAATTGATGGTGAAAAACTAAAGTATGATAAAAAATCATTGATTAAAGCACGCCAGAAAGTGGGCATTGTATTTCAAAATCCCGATGATCAGATATTTGCCCCATCAGTAGAAGAGGATGTGGCATTCGGACCGCTGAATCTTAAATTACCTATGGAGGAAGTGCAAAAAAGAGTCACTGAGGCTTTAAACCGTGTAGGAATGGGAGGATTTGAAAAAAAGGCTCCCCATCATTTAAGTGGCGGACAAAAGAAAAGAGTGGCCATAGCTGGAATTTTAGCTATGAATCCAGATATAATGATTTTGGATGAACCAATAGCAGGTCTTGATCCTGTTGGAGCCAATAAGATAATAAATCTTCTAAAGGAACTGAACGAAGAGGGAATGACCATTCTGATTTCTACCCATGACGTTAATCTAATTCAGGAGTATGCCGATAAAATATTTGTTATAAATGAAGGGCAAATAATTGGTGATGGAAATCCAAAAGACATTTTTTCAAACAAGGAACTTCTAAAAGAAGCTAATTTAAAACTACCGATAATAGCTCAATTATTTGAAAAATTGGAAGATAACGATATTATCCCTAAGAAAAATAAATTCTATCCTTTAAATATTGATGAAGCATATTTAGAAATTAAAAAATTATTGAAATAA
- the ribC gene encoding riboflavin synthase: MRIGICDTTFARFDMGAAAIDELKKNATDLQIIRKTVPGIKDLPVTAKILIEEEGCEIVMALGMPGPMEKDKVCANQASTGLIIAQLMTNKHILEVFVHEDEEEKPEELKKLAETRAREHAQNLIKMMFHRKGLSKEAGMGVREGKENVGPL, encoded by the coding sequence ATGAGGATTGGAATTTGTGATACAACATTTGCTCGTTTTGATATGGGTGCTGCAGCTATTGATGAATTGAAAAAGAACGCTACAGACCTACAAATTATTAGAAAAACTGTTCCAGGAATTAAGGATTTGCCTGTTACAGCTAAAATTCTCATTGAAGAAGAGGGCTGTGAAATTGTCATGGCTTTAGGAATGCCCGGACCAATGGAAAAAGATAAAGTGTGTGCGAATCAGGCATCTACTGGTTTGATTATAGCTCAATTGATGACAAATAAGCATATATTGGAAGTTTTTGTTCATGAGGATGAAGAAGAGAAACCGGAAGAACTTAAAAAGTTAGCTGAAACCAGAGCTCGTGAACATGCACAAAACCTTATTAAAATGATGTTCCATAGAAAAGGTTTGAGTAAAGAAGCTGGTATGGGTGTTAGAGAAGGAAAGGAAAATGTAGGACCTTTATAA
- a CDS encoding glycosyltransferase family 2 protein: protein MAQKEFLMSDEDKANTFMVIPAYNEEGRVQPVIESIAERGFKMVVVNDGSTDKTLEKLIESQKKYPNNIFILNHVINQGMGAAIGTGIDAVLKHNPKYIVNLDADGQHDIDDIDKVCEPLIKGRADAVIGVRPFEDMPITKNFANTVMNILTRVFYGVNVSDSQTGFRAVTAEALEKIEMNVQGYIVASEFLRQFKENNIKLEEVTITTIYTPETQEKGTNAIVGLKIMFNMIKHLLFE, encoded by the coding sequence ATGGCTCAAAAAGAATTTTTAATGTCAGATGAGGATAAGGCCAATACATTCATGGTTATTCCAGCTTATAATGAAGAAGGTCGAGTTCAACCGGTTATTGAAAGTATTGCTGAGCGCGGTTTCAAAATGGTTGTTGTCAATGACGGCTCTACAGATAAGACTCTGGAAAAACTAATTGAATCTCAAAAGAAGTATCCCAACAATATTTTTATCCTGAATCATGTTATAAATCAGGGGATGGGTGCCGCTATCGGAACTGGTATTGATGCTGTTTTGAAACACAATCCGAAATATATTGTTAATCTAGATGCAGACGGGCAACATGATATTGATGATATCGACAAAGTCTGTGAACCTTTAATTAAAGGAAGGGCAGATGCTGTAATTGGTGTTAGGCCATTTGAAGACATGCCAATTACTAAAAATTTTGCAAATACAGTAATGAATATTCTTACAAGAGTTTTTTATGGTGTAAACGTTAGTGATTCTCAGACAGGTTTTAGGGCAGTCACTGCAGAGGCATTAGAAAAAATTGAGATGAATGTGCAGGGTTATATTGTTGCTTCTGAGTTTTTAAGACAGTTCAAGGAGAATAACATCAAGTTGGAGGAAGTTACAATTACAACAATATATACTCCCGAAACTCAAGAAAAAGGTACTAATGCAATTGTAGGTCTTAAAATAATGTTTAACATGATAAAACATTTATTATTTGAATAG
- a CDS encoding DUF2304 domain-containing protein: protein MVYPIVFSFVALIAIIYLYQRIYSNKSPTSYVLWGVIWFLIIIFAFVPEASSNIAKLFGIARGLDFLVIVAIVLMFYLIFKLYMKIDKLQQDMSKIVRAIALNNEIIEESYDEEES, encoded by the coding sequence ATGGTATATCCAATTGTTTTCTCATTTGTCGCATTAATAGCTATTATCTATTTATATCAAAGAATTTATAGCAACAAATCACCAACTTCCTATGTTTTATGGGGCGTAATCTGGTTTTTGATTATAATATTCGCATTTGTTCCTGAAGCAAGCAGTAACATAGCTAAATTGTTTGGTATTGCAAGGGGATTGGATTTTCTTGTAATCGTGGCTATTGTGCTAATGTTCTATTTGATATTCAAGTTATACATGAAGATAGACAAGTTGCAGCAGGACATGAGTAAGATTGTTCGTGCAATAGCGTTAAATAACGAAATTATCGAGGAATCCTATGATGAAGAGGAAAGCTAA
- a CDS encoding (Fe-S)-binding protein, whose translation MIYFRGCTAREKETTIADATENLLKLADIDYTILEDESCCGSVLLRTGFEKEAKKQIEKNQEQFKGKKILTSCAGCYKTLKQDYDGLDVIHISMLLDQLIDEGKISLKGKDINVTYHDSCHLARHCKEFDAPRNVIRAAANLIEMDNVKENSLCCGAGGGVKSAYPEIAEQVAKTRIGQALNTDAELLITACPFCKLNLKDNDIEVLDLTEFLGRVLDE comes from the coding sequence ATGATTTATTTTAGAGGATGTACTGCAAGAGAAAAGGAAACTACAATAGCAGATGCAACTGAAAATTTATTAAAATTAGCTGATATTGATTACACTATTTTAGAGGATGAATCCTGTTGCGGATCAGTTTTACTTAGAACAGGCTTTGAAAAGGAAGCTAAAAAACAGATTGAAAAAAATCAGGAACAGTTTAAAGGCAAAAAGATATTAACTTCATGTGCCGGTTGTTATAAGACATTAAAACAGGATTATGATGGTCTTGACGTTATTCATATTTCAATGTTATTGGATCAATTGATTGATGAAGGAAAAATTTCACTCAAAGGCAAAGACATTAATGTAACTTATCATGATTCATGTCACTTGGCAAGACATTGTAAGGAATTTGATGCTCCCCGTAATGTCATAAGGGCAGCTGCCAATCTTATAGAAATGGACAATGTTAAGGAGAATAGCTTATGTTGTGGTGCCGGCGGAGGAGTTAAGTCTGCTTACCCTGAAATCGCCGAACAAGTTGCAAAAACTAGAATAGGTCAAGCTTTGAACACTGATGCAGAATTATTAATTACTGCATGTCCATTTTGCAAATTAAACTTAAAGGACAATGATATTGAAGTTTTAGATTTAACAGAATTTTTAGGTCGTGTTTTAGATGAATAA
- a CDS encoding LUD domain-containing protein, which translates to MNKNELETMRKSFNTVKNRSSSIKTSPQVLRLEERVKRIKENAIKDNKELMEIAKESFKRNGIEFFEAETAKDAQDIILDLIKDFESNVIAKSKSNTLGEIDAKTFLKEAGYEVVETDLGDRILQLKKVDNKPVHPTGPASHLNIAEITDIVNNALDESVAPIARDIMETVRADVLEHLENAKIGISGSNAVASEEGSLIFVHNEGNISLVSAMDLHIVLVGIDKFVECLEDAISIAKLETVYATGNYVTSYINIVSGPSKTADIEKKLLKNMYGAERVAVIILDNGRSDANAECLKCIGCGNCIVHCPVYNAVGNEFGFNNYLGGRGVAMSKFIEDEEICYSSGLYMCTLCGMCTLNCPVSIETNEIIEMLRKESQSKGFYPKAHGVISKNISNNDSPY; encoded by the coding sequence ATGAATAAAAATGAATTGGAAACCATGAGAAAATCATTCAATACAGTTAAAAACAGATCATCATCTATCAAAACATCACCTCAGGTTTTAAGATTAGAAGAAAGGGTTAAAAGAATAAAGGAGAATGCTATTAAGGACAATAAAGAACTAATGGAAATAGCTAAAGAATCCTTTAAAAGAAATGGTATTGAATTTTTTGAAGCAGAAACAGCAAAGGATGCTCAAGACATAATTCTGGACTTAATCAAGGATTTTGAATCTAATGTAATAGCCAAATCAAAGTCAAATACTTTAGGCGAGATTGATGCTAAAACATTTTTAAAGGAAGCTGGCTATGAGGTTGTTGAAACTGATTTGGGAGATAGGATTCTTCAATTGAAGAAAGTTGACAACAAGCCCGTCCATCCAACAGGTCCTGCATCTCATTTAAACATTGCTGAAATTACGGATATTGTAAATAATGCGTTGGACGAGTCAGTTGCGCCTATTGCTCGAGACATTATGGAAACCGTAAGGGCTGACGTATTGGAACATTTGGAAAATGCAAAAATCGGTATTAGTGGTTCCAATGCAGTTGCAAGTGAAGAGGGCTCCTTGATTTTTGTTCACAATGAAGGAAATATTTCATTGGTCTCAGCAATGGATCTTCATATTGTTTTGGTGGGTATTGACAAGTTTGTTGAATGTTTGGAGGATGCGATTTCAATAGCAAAACTTGAAACGGTATATGCAACAGGAAATTATGTGACCTCCTATATTAATATAGTGTCAGGACCTTCTAAAACTGCAGATATTGAGAAAAAACTTCTTAAAAACATGTATGGTGCTGAAAGAGTTGCTGTAATTATTTTAGACAATGGAAGAAGTGATGCTAATGCGGAATGTTTAAAATGTATTGGCTGTGGAAACTGTATTGTTCATTGTCCTGTCTATAATGCTGTTGGTAATGAATTTGGTTTTAACAATTATTTAGGCGGTCGTGGAGTGGCCATGAGCAAATTTATTGAAGATGAGGAAATCTGCTATTCTTCAGGTCTCTATATGTGTACCCTGTGTGGTATGTGCACCCTCAATTGTCCGGTTTCAATTGAAACAAATGAAATTATTGAAATGCTTAGAAAAGAATCTCAAAGTAAAGGATTTTATCCTAAAGCTCATGGGGTTATTAGTAAGAACATTTCAAATAATGACTCTCCTTATTAG
- a CDS encoding (5-formylfuran-3-yl)methyl phosphate synthase, translating to MLLLISPINHEEALESIKGGADIVDVKNPKEGSLGANFPWVIKEIRELTPEDKLVSATLGDVPYKPGTVSLAAMGAHVSGADYIKVGLYGTKNYDEAVEVMENVVKTVKDISPDTIVVAAGYADAHRVGAVGPMEIPKIAKDSGCDLAMLDTAVKDGKTLFDFLDIDQLKEFVEEAHGYGIKTALAGSVKKEQLKPLYDIGCDVVGIRGAACVGGDRNTGHIDHTAVAELKELCASFEDN from the coding sequence ATGCTTCTATTAATAAGTCCGATAAATCATGAAGAGGCTCTTGAATCTATTAAGGGTGGAGCAGACATTGTTGATGTAAAAAATCCTAAAGAAGGTTCTTTAGGTGCTAATTTTCCATGGGTTATAAAAGAAATTAGAGAACTAACTCCTGAAGATAAATTAGTAAGTGCTACTTTAGGGGATGTTCCTTATAAACCTGGAACCGTTTCTCTTGCAGCAATGGGTGCTCATGTTTCCGGAGCAGATTATATCAAAGTAGGATTATATGGAACTAAAAACTACGATGAAGCTGTTGAAGTTATGGAAAATGTTGTTAAAACCGTAAAAGACATTAGTCCTGATACTATTGTTGTTGCTGCAGGATATGCTGATGCACATAGAGTCGGTGCTGTCGGCCCTATGGAAATTCCAAAAATAGCTAAGGATTCTGGTTGTGACTTGGCAATGTTGGATACTGCAGTTAAAGACGGTAAAACATTATTTGACTTTTTAGATATTGATCAACTCAAAGAATTTGTTGAAGAGGCACATGGCTACGGTATTAAAACTGCACTTGCAGGATCTGTTAAAAAAGAGCAGCTAAAACCGTTATATGATATTGGCTGTGATGTTGTAGGTATTAGAGGTGCAGCATGTGTTGGTGGAGATAGAAACACCGGCCATATAGATCACACTGCTGTAGCTGAACTTAAAGAGTTATGCGCTTCATTTGAAGATAATTAA